GCCGGTGGTGGCAGAAAGGCAGACGGAGGGTCGGTGGTGTCTGGACCACTGACTCCACCAGCCCAATGACCCAGGCCATGGCCGCCAGCTGCCAGCACAGGCGGGGGTGGATGATGGTGGCATAGTGGAGGGGCTGGCAGACAGCCACATAACGGTCAAAGGCCATCACGGTCAGGAGGACACACTCCGTGGTCCCCAGGAACAGGAAGATGAAGAGCTGGACAGAGCAGCCAAGGAAGCTGATGGTCTTCCTTGGGCCCCAGAGGTGGACCAGCATCTGCGGGACACAGCTTGTGGTGAAGCAGAGGTCCAGGAAGGAGAGGTTGGAGAGGAAAAAGTACATCGGGGAGTGGAGCCTGGGGTCCAGCATGGACAGCAGGATGATGAGTGTGTTGCCCACCAGAGTCAGGAGGTAAGAGATTGAGACAACCATGAAGAGGATTCTTTCAAGCCCTGGGTGTTCAGAGAAGCCCAGAAGGAGGAAGTCCACTGGGAAGCTGTGGTTGACCATGGCCTGTTCTTGTCCAGACCTAGAGGGATGAGGGCTGTCTGAGCTGTGTGTTCCCACCTGTCTTATAATAACTCACCTTGGGCACTTGTCAGGTCATACCAGGTGGGCGTTTTTCTTCTGTCGTCACTCACTCAGCCTCTTTCCCAGCACATCACCATCCAGCAGCTCCTTCTCTTCTCCTGCTCCTCCTGGTCAAATGTGGTCCAGTGAGAGTGAGGAAGCTGTGAATGTGCAGAAGACAGACGGAGACTCACACTGGTCTCAGATTCACTGGTTCAGTTTAAAGGGGGCTGGTGTAAAGCATGGATTAATTAGTTCACCCAACATGCATTTACGGAGTGCTGCTATTTTCAGAGCACTATTCTAAGTGTTGTctttttccttatatatttgtTGGAAGAAATAGCAAGGTATATACTTTGAATACATTTTCTGATTGTAAATGATGTCTGTAGATTTGATCATTTCTCTATTGTTCTGATGAATTTTTAGAGCTACTTATTTATACTCCCTGGATTTTATGCTTGTTTATTTGCGAAGCAGCTTATCAGAGATGGAATGTTTATCTATGAGACAGGTTTTCCCTTTGTGTCTAATGACAGATCAGTTTGCTTGCCTGAGTCACAGAACCAACATTCCTGCTTGGCAAGCTGGTCCACATGCTCAGTCTCTGCCTTGGGAAGCCTACAGGCAGGAGGTGAGGTGGTCCCGTGCACACTAAAATCATGGAGGAGATCTCAGGAACACTGTCAAAGACTCCAAGATAAAAGTCAGGAATACCAACACACTGAGTGAATTAGAGAAAAAGTCAGAAAGATGAAGGACCAACACACTGAGTGAATTAGAGAAAAAGTCAGAAAGATGAAGGACCAACTTGGGTAGGTGTAACAGGGAAAGCTTCCTAGAGGAGgtaactggattaaaaaaaataaatagggaaGTACTGGGGTATAGAAGGTCAGCTCAGGAATGGGGTGGAGGCTGCAGCCACTCTGGCAGTTGAGAGACAAGGACTCAGGGTTCTCTGGTCTTACAAGACCTTCAGAAGGCGGCTGGGGGATGGTGGCAGGCGGCAAAAGTGCCCTGCAGCTCTAGGGCGGCCTGAACATCTCCCATCACAAGATCTCCATCCGTGTTTAAGCTCTATTGCATCCCCCTTTTGCCAGAAAGTTCTGCTTTTGCATCTTTCTtggtttgttctttctttttctcctgtagttcttttctcctttataggatatatttaaaagtaCTTTCAGATTGTTATACTCAAATGAAAGTGTAAACAAAGCATATCTCTATAGTCTAATGAGTAATAAAGTCAACCCTGGTATATGTGCCAACCTGGACGGAATCAATGTCTCAAGTATCTTAGAAGCTCCTAGGGGCCCCTCCCTGACTGCTCAATTGCCCATTCCTGAAAGTGTAACCACcgttttgaatttgtttttaacattttgaattttaaattgtgactttgttttattttttgaagatatATTTTACACACCataaattcacccttttaaagggTATAACctaatggtttttagtatattcataaatTGTGCAGCCAGCATTATCAATTCCAGAATGTTTCATCTCCAGAAAAAGAAACCCCAGGCCCCTTGAGCAGTCATCacctcctttattttctttactataaAAGTCCTTGTACCCTTAATCAAAAACCaactattttttaagattaattcaCCATCatcctaatcttttttttttcatttctaactttctCATTCTTTTGCCATTTCATTCCCTTGCTTTATTCCTGAGTCTCTTTAAATGAGATCTTTCTTAGTgagtttctcctttttctctcctttgatcTGTCTTTTcgacttttattttcatttagcatCTTTCTCCTAGTCCTTTTCCCTCTGACACATTCATTCTTTAGCTTATACATTGATTCAGTTTTTGCACCCCCAAAGTACCAGCCTTGTGCTAGGAGCCAGGGCAGGGGTTGGCGGGTCCACTAAAAGGAGTTTTACAT
This genomic interval from Bos taurus isolate L1 Dominette 01449 registration number 42190680 breed Hereford chromosome 23, ARS-UCD2.0, whole genome shotgun sequence contains the following:
- the OR2H1D gene encoding olfactory receptor family 2 subfamily H member 1D isoform X1, which codes for MVNHSFPVDFLLLGFSEHPGLERILFMVVSISYLLTLVGNTLIILLSMLDPRLHSPMYFFLSNLSFLDLCFTTSCVPQMLVHLWGPRKTISFLGCSVQLFIFLFLGTTECVLLTVMAFDRYVAVCQPLHYATIIHPRLCWQLAAMAWVIGLVESVVQTPPTLRLPFCHHRRVDDFVCEVPALIHLSCGDTTYSDIQMAVASVFILVVPLSLILVSYGAIAQAVLRINSAVAWRKALGTCSSHLIVVTLFYSSGIAVYLQPKNPYAQKRGKFFGLFYAVGTPLLNPLIYTLRNKEVKSALRRLLGKAVDSRESQGNAA